The genomic segment tacccatcctctgatggctacttccagcaggataatgcaccatgtcacgaAGCTCAagtcatttcaaattggtttcttgaacatgacaattagttcactgtactaaaatggcctccacagtcaccagatctcaacccaatagaacatctttgggatgtggtggaacagGAGATTCGTACCCTGGATGTGCaccccacaaatctccatcaactgcaagatgctatcccatcaatatgggccaacgtttctaaagaatgcttcccgcaccttgttgaatcaatgccacgaagaattaaggcagttctgaaggcgaaagggggtcaaacacggtattagtatggtgttcctaataatcctttaggtgagtgtatgtgaGATATCCACGAGGAGTTGAGATTCATTTAATTTGTGGTTTCAACACTGTGACATTGCAATGACATGTGCTTCCCCTACACAGGAAGAAGCCCCCAGTGCAGTATGTACGCTGTGAAATGGAGGGATGTGGGACAGTCCTGGCTCATCCTCGCTACCTACAGGTCTGTCTCAGCAGTCTGTCACAGCTTATTTACATCTGTCACTCTAAGCTATGAATCGTTCAAATGTAGTGATAGGAAATCTATTCCAAACCTTTGTATAGACCGTTTGATTTTCAAACGTATGCTGTTTTCAGTCTGCTAACCCCTGCATCATCCTGTTAGTGATGCtctgtttttacatgttttctttgttctgcACACCAGCACCATATAAAGTACCAGCACTTGCTCAAGAAGAAATACGTATGTCCTCACCCTTCTTGTGGAAGGCTTTTCCGACTACAGAAGCAGCTGCTGCGTCACGCAAAACACCACACAGGTACACCTACagtatacatgtatacataaAACATGCATTGGGTTCGATCTGTGTTTGACCACTTCTTGTTATAATTTATAAGAGAACACATCTCTATTTTGAGTGTTTTGTTATTGTAGACCAGAGGGACTACATCTGTGAGTTCTGTGCTCGTGCCTTCAAGAGCTCCCACAACCTGGCTGTGCACCGCAtgattcacactggagagaagccccTGCAGTTAGTACTTCTCTGTTTACAGTTTTTGCTTGTTTGCTTTCTTTGTTCTTCATTCTCTTAAAATGTCCAAGATTTCTTGAATACATGCATTGTCTCTTAATTTTTTCCCCCATAGGTGTGAAATCTGTGGCTTCACATGTCGTCAAAAGGCGTCTCTCAACTGGCACATGAAGAAGCATGATGCTGATGCCACTTATCAGTTCGCCTGCTCCATTTGTGGCAAGAAGTTTGAGAAGAAGGATTGCGTGGTGGCCCACAAGGCTAAGAGTCACCCCGAGGTGCTCATCGCTGAGGCTCTGGCAGCCAACGCTGGCGCCCTCATCACAACCCCTGCCTCCCTGCTGGAGCTTCAAGGAAACCCCATGCAAGCAGAGGTCACAAGCCTGGACATGAGCCAAATAGGGCAGGGTGGGCAGATGGACCAGCTGAGCAATGACGGGCAAGTGGCTCAGGTGTCCCAGATGGGTCATGTGACCCAACAAGTGAGTCACCAGGTGGTTTTACTGGGACAAGACCAGAGCCTCCATACCATGCAAGTACCAGTGACAATTGCCCTGTCCCCCATCGACCCCCCTTCGCCAGCTGACAACCAGCAGCAGACTCACCTCCAGCTCCAGATGCCCGTCCAGTTTGTGCAGGCTGCTCAACAGCCACAGCAGCACCAAATCCAACAACTGACCCTCCACTCCAGCTCGGTGCTGACCCAGCATCAACCCCAGCTTCACCCTCTTCAGTCATACTCCTCCCAGCAGCAGAGCCAGGGGCAGACACAGATTCTTCAAATGACCTTCCAGCCGGTTAGCCAGTCTCAGACCCACATTCAACAGATCCCCATTCTAGCCACCTCTCAGCAGcgctctcctctcctgtcccCATCCCAGCCCCAGTCCCTGAACTCAGCCTCCACTAACGGGGACAGCCTTATTCTGGACAATCCGGTGCTCTCGTCTTCCTCTCCGTCAGCCAGCTCCCTTGTGCAGACCGAAGTTATGGGGGAGGATGGTGTGGTCTGGGAGCAGACAGGGCACAGGGAAGTTCAGTCGGACAGCACTGAGAGACATGTGGAGCAGACTCTCATGTAAAACAAAGATAGTGCACACAAAACCAGAAGATAGAGGCAGATTGCCATCAGTGACCTAATATACTGTATTGCAATGTTTGAGCTAAATGTAGGAGCACCAGTATATTATGTACTGTCCACTCATAGTCATATTTGGTAGCTTTTTAGAATATCTGTATCAGGGAAagatatgtgtctgtatgtgtaagTTGTTGCCTTTGTACATATGTCCTGTAAACTTAACTAGCCttttatgtgagtgtgtgtaatgATGCTGAGGTTATGTTACAAAGCTGTTGCTATTATGCAATAATATAGCATACCTCTTAGTAATATATCAAGGTTCAAGGCGTCAAGGTTCCTATTGGAATCAACtctatattattaattaacaCAAAACCTGTATTAGAAAGCTATAAACAGACGACCAATGTGAGGGGTGAGTAAATTCTCTTATAATAAATAGGCAGCTATTTTT from the Perca flavescens isolate YP-PL-M2 chromosome 2, PFLA_1.0, whole genome shotgun sequence genome contains:
- the zfp91 gene encoding E3 ubiquitin-protein ligase ZFP91 isoform X2, translating into MVVLQARANNSEDPKKPATDAQALPSRRPPAQTRAKPLSGRAVRSSAKPVCKTEPGMENPAAVEGEVKNDIKKKEEESEDVAEPLFDDEDPPFRDDPNDLSYQPQSQSGAEEEEGLSSDEDLPFTDDLNDQSYDPKAERDAPKPKRRAPPRQKEKKEKEKAPKKEKEVADIKIGLDSLESLEEEVKLEEEMVEDSDGPRKRGRRKKDDKTPRLPKRRKKPPVQYVRCEMEGCGTVLAHPRYLQHHIKYQHLLKKKYVCPHPSCGRLFRLQKQLLRHAKHHTDQRDYICEFCARAFKSSHNLAVHRMIHTGEKPLQCEICGFTCRQKASLNWHMKKHDADATYQFACSICGKKFEKKDCVVAHKAKSHPEVLIAEALAANAGALITTPASLLELQGNPMQAEVTSLDMSQIGQGGQMDQLSNDGQVAQVSQMGHVTQQVSHQVVLLGQDQSLHTMQVPVTIALSPIDPPSPADNQQQTHLQLQMPVQFVQAAQQPQQHQIQQLTLHSSSVLTQHQPQLHPLQSYSSQQQSQGQTQILQMTFQPVSQSQTHIQQIPILATSQQRSPLLSPSQPQSLNSASTNGDSLILDNPVLSSSSPSASSLVQTEVMGEDGVVWEQTGHREVQSDSTERHVEQTLM
- the zfp91 gene encoding E3 ubiquitin-protein ligase ZFP91 isoform X1, yielding MEPAGDRTGGVNKGEEPAEDKAAEETPATSTTVTPRRGLRERGACRPRTSVSASIPDVNGAASSPQSSGRVLRDRSTRAVPAWLKDTKSDDDEEDEPSPDTGATKRRKVSNSRRKKISESAGSVEAGGGVAGESLQGTDSEDPKKPATDAQALPSRRPPAQTRAKPLSGRAVRSSAKPVCKTEPGMENPAAVEGEVKNDIKKKEEESEDVAEPLFDDEDPPFRDDPNDLSYQPQSQSGAEEEEGLSSDEDLPFTDDLNDQSYDPKAERDAPKPKRRAPPRQKEKKEKEKAPKKEKEVADIKIGLDSLESLEEEVKLEEEMVEDSDGPRKRGRRKKDDKTPRLPKRRKKPPVQYVRCEMEGCGTVLAHPRYLQHHIKYQHLLKKKYVCPHPSCGRLFRLQKQLLRHAKHHTDQRDYICEFCARAFKSSHNLAVHRMIHTGEKPLQCEICGFTCRQKASLNWHMKKHDADATYQFACSICGKKFEKKDCVVAHKAKSHPEVLIAEALAANAGALITTPASLLELQGNPMQAEVTSLDMSQIGQGGQMDQLSNDGQVAQVSQMGHVTQQVSHQVVLLGQDQSLHTMQVPVTIALSPIDPPSPADNQQQTHLQLQMPVQFVQAAQQPQQHQIQQLTLHSSSVLTQHQPQLHPLQSYSSQQQSQGQTQILQMTFQPVSQSQTHIQQIPILATSQQRSPLLSPSQPQSLNSASTNGDSLILDNPVLSSSSPSASSLVQTEVMGEDGVVWEQTGHREVQSDSTERHVEQTLM